One genomic segment of Anguilla anguilla isolate fAngAng1 chromosome 2, fAngAng1.pri, whole genome shotgun sequence includes these proteins:
- the noc3l gene encoding nucleolar complex protein 3 homolog has translation MGPPRSKKRTPSFRKLLKTSNLKLENKSRNRQFKQQSTAKKYRKEQKKVRQALKDASSRTPAPLERYKKKPEEEEDEEEFEESLPVDMMDEDDLEQMKAMAQKASFVTRDLSSCEPVHAKKRKSDNAVQSYEKMPRKMQKQEEKEVIHLLPIKDKTGLIPQTMEKPVVQKVEEEEEEEEPAEDDGSQKAFEPNMSALSPQQQLQLRRQKLEDRKLRIAGLGSAILSDPTNNIKKLKELRSMLMETDPCVAVTVRKLVMVSLMEVFKDIVPAYRIRPLTEAEKATKVKKETQQLREFEEGLVSQYKFYLENLEQTIKDWKQKKRKKSEAVSLQSYKGLAEVAIRCTCELLVALTHFNFHNNIIVMLVPLMNDPCKKVSEMSCDAVRKMLKQDKLGHASLGLVKVISGLVKSRNYDVRPEVLKTLLCLRIKEVEVKKDAEAVAPKKKFMTFKEKRKNLSRMQRKWKKAEEKLEKELLEAEASESKEKKLKLHTETLNIVFLIYFRILKKAQKSVLLPCVLEGLAKFAHLINLEFFDDLLTVLHNLIESADLSYRESLHCIQTSFTILSGQGDVLNIDPLKFYTHLYKTLFLLHAGASNDDIAIVLQCLDVMLLKRRKQVTLQRALAFIKRLSTLSLHVMPNSSVGILAANRMLMHTFPKCDILLDNEAQGSGVYLPELDQPEYCNPHNTALWELHAIKRHYHPVVRRFAAHLMAGAPSEGSGALSTELSRRSPVELFEDYSTEDMTFNPPVSAPATKKKDHFTIGHALLDTDLKKRIDDILGAETPAPGLDFAAHRSQDHT, from the exons CCGAGGAGTAAGAAGAGAACGCCAAGCTTTCGTAAGCTGCTGAAAACAAGCAACTTAAAACTTGAAAACAAATCGAGGAACCGTCAGTTCAAGCAGCAAAGCACTGCCAAAAAGTACCggaaagaacaaaagaaagtCCGGCAAGCTCTCAAAGATGCATCCAGCAGGACACCAGCGCCCCTGGAGCGATACAAGAAAAAGCCAG aggaggaagaggatgaggaagagttTGAGGAGTCCCTCCCAGTGGACATGATGGATGAAGATGACCTGGAACAGATGAAGGCTATGGCTCAGAAAGCCTCCTTTGTCACCAGAGACCTCTCCTCCTG TGAGCCCGTACATGCCAAAAAGCGCAAGTCGGACAACGCCGTGCAGTCGTATGAGAAGATGCCACGGAAGATGcagaagcaggaggagaaggaagtTATTCACCTCCTGCCAATCAAAGACAAAACCGGCCTCATCCCTCAGACCATGGAGAAACCAG ttgtgcAGAAggtagaggaagaggaggaagaggaagagccaGCAGAGGACGATGGTTCACAGAAAG CGTTTGAGCCGAACATGTCTGCTCTGAgcccccagcagcagctgcagctgcgcaggcAGAAGCTGGAGGACAGGAAACTGCGCATTGCTGGCTTGGGCTCAGCCATCCTGTCCGACCCCACAAACAAC ATTAAAAAGCTGAAGGAGCTTCGGTCCATGCTGATGGAAACGGACCCCTGTGTCGCGGTGACAGTGAGGAAGCTGGTCATGGTCTCCCTGATGGAGGTTTTCAAGGACATCGTCCCCGCCTACAGAATCCGGCCACTGACGGAGGCAGAAAAGGCTACCAAG GTGAAAAAAGAAACTCAGCAGCTGCGGGAGTTTGAAGAAGGCCTGGTCAGTCAGTACAAATTCTACCTGGAGAACCTGGAGCAAACCATAAAAG ACTGGAagcagaagaagaggaagaagagcgAGGCCGTCTCACTGCAGTCCTATAAGGGCTTGGCCGAGGTGGCTATCCGGTGCACCTGTGAGCTGCTGGTGGCTCTCACCCACTTCAACTTTCACAACAACATCATAGTCATGCTGGTGCCCCTCATGAACGACCCGTGCAAGAAG GTGTCTGAAATGTCTTGTGACGCTGTGCGGAAGATGCTCAAGCAGGACAAACTGGGCCACGCCTCCTTAGGACTGGTGAAAGTCATTTCTGGGCTGGTCAAGAGCCGGAATTATGATGTCAGACCAGAG GTACTGAAGACCCTTCTGTGCCTGAGGATAAAGGAAGTGGAAGTTAAGAAAGATGCAGAGGCTGTCGCTCCCAAAAAGAAATTCATGACCTttaaggagaagaggaagaaccTATCGAGAATGCagaggaag TGGAAGAAAGCAGAAGAGAAACTTGAGAAGGAGCTCCTGGAGGCCGAGGCTTCAGAAAGTAAAGAAAAGAAGCTGAAGTTG cacacagagacGCTGAACATCGTGTTCCTGATTTACTTCAGGATACTGAAGAAAGCCCAGAAGTCTGTGCTTCTGCCCTGCGTTTTAGAAGGCCTTGCAAA GTTCGCCCACCTCATAAATCTGGAGTTCTTTGACGATTTGTTAACGGTGCTGCATAATCTAATTGAATCAGCG GACCTGTCTTACCGGGAGAGCCTCCACTGTATTCAGACATCCTTCACTATCCTCTCCGGTCAAG GTGATGTCCTTAACATCGACCCCTTAAAGTTCTACACCCACCTGTACAAAACGCTCTTCCTCCTGCACGCAG GAGCGTCGAACGACGACATCGCCATCGTTCTGCAGTGCCTGGACGTCATGCTGCTGAAGCGCAGGAAGCAGGTCACCCTGCAGAGGGCGCTGGCCTTCATAAAGcgactgagcacgctcagtctgCACGTGATGCCCAACTCCAGCGTGGGCATCCTGGCAGCCAATAGGATGCTGATGCAT ACGTTCCCTAAGTGTGACATCCTGCTGGATAACGAGGCGCAGGGCAGTGGGGTGTACCTGCCTGAGCTGGACCAGCCTGAGTACTGCAACCCTCACAACACCGCCCTGTGGGAGCTGCACGCCATCAAG AGGCACTACCACCCGGTGGTGAGGAGGTTTGCTGCTCACCTGATGGCAGGAGCTCCCAGTGAGGGGTCTGGAGCTCTCAGTACAGAGCTCagcaggag GTCACCAGTAGAGCTGTTTGAAGATTACAGCACAGAGGACATGACATTCAACCCACCAGTGTCAGCACCAGCCACAAAGAAAAAG GATCATTTCACAATAGGCCACGCGTTGCTGGACACCGATTTAAAGAAACGGATAGACGATATTCTCGGAGCAGAAACTCCCGCTCCGGGGTTGGACTTCGCTGCACACCGAAGCCAGGACCACACGTAA